In Alphaproteobacteria bacterium, the genomic window CGCCTTGCGGGCGGTCCGCGACAGCGTCCTCGACCCCGACACCGCGGCCTACGGACGAGGCCGGCGGCAGGGCGTCATCGATGCCGCCGACGTCATCCTGATCCGCAAGGTCATATACGCCGATGCCGGCGGTGGCGGCTTCACCGTCACCCGCCGCGAGGCCGAAATTCTTTTCGACCTCAACGACGCCACCGCCGACGCCGACAATGGGCCGGAATGGTGTGACCTTTTCGTCAAGGCGGTTGCCAGCCACCTTCTGTTTCCGCGCGGCGCGCCGCTCGTCCCAAGCGCCAAGGAGGCCCGGCGACGCGAGCAATGGATCGAGCAACGTCGGGGCATTGGTCGGCTCTTGGCTGGAGTCGGACGCGAAGTCGCGAGGCTCGATCCCTCCGAGACCTGGCGCACTGCCGACCCATTCGGTACGCGGCGCGCCGAAGAGGATGCGAAACGCGAGGCGGACCAGTTGCGCGGGGCCATGGAACGGGAAAACCTTGATCCAGGCGAAGCCCGATGGCTGGCCGACCGCATTGGACGCGACAGCCGCCTGCATCCCAACGAACGCGCCCTTCTGGCCTTCATCGAGCAGAATGCCCGGGAGATCGACCCGTCGCTGAAGCCGCTCTTGGCCGAAGCCGTCGCCTAACGGTCATCGCCGACCGCTCTCATACTCCCATCCGATCGCATACAAGGCCTCGGAAACGGGGCCGGCTGCCACCTCGAACCGATCCCTCGACCGTTTCACGATATCGCTGACGGCGGCGGCACGGCGGTTAACGAGGATGGATGCACGTGCCGACAAGCGACGCTATAATCGACCGCGATCGGCGACGGCTGGGTGGCGACATTCAGCCCTGCTTCATCAACCCGGGATTAAGCCATGCATGAAAAATTTCGCGCGTTTCACCTTCTCCTGATCGGACTCTTTTCGGTGCTGACCGTCGCTGGCGCGTCGGCGCAATCCGCCGGCGTGGCACTCGCCGTCCAGGAGCGTCTCGACCTCCTGAACGTATCGATGGAGCCCGGGTCCGATGAAGACCTGACCGTCCTGTCCGAGTTCTATGCCGGGCGTGGCTACCAACCCGTGTGGGTGAGCGAAGCCGGCATGACGATGTCCGGAGAGATTCTTTCGAGCCGGCTGCACAGCGCCGATACCCATGGTTTGGTCCCGTCCGAATACTTCGTCGACCGGATATCGGCGCTCGAGGGCGCCACCGACACGGCCGGGCTCGCCGAACTGGAGGTCGAGTTGAGCTTCGGCCTGCTGCGCTACGGTCAGGACCTGAAGCACGGCCGGGTGGCGCCGAGTCGGGTGAACCCGGAATTGTTCATCGATCACGGCAAGACCGACAGGGCGACCCTGATTTCGGCCGCCGCCGCGACCACCGACATGTCGGGCTTGCTCGACGATTTGGTTCCGCATTCGAGCCAATATCGGCGCACCGTGGAGGCGATCGCCCAATATCGCAAAATCGCCAAGAATGGTGGTTGGGAGCAATTGCCGGACGGGGAAACCTTGAAGCCGGGGATGACCGATCCGCGGGTCCCGATCCTGCGCCGGCGCTTGCTGGCGCATGGCGATCTCAAGGCCGATAACGCCACCGACCCGATGTTCTACGACGCCGAACTGGAGGAAGCGATGAAGTGGTTCCAATATCGGCACGGCCTCGAACAGGACGGCGCGGTCGGCAAGAACACGCGCGCCGCATTCAACGTCCCGGTCGAGGAGCGCATCGAAACCATGGTCATGAATTTGGAGCGCCGGCGCTGGCTGCCCGACGACCTTGGTCAACAATACATTTTCGTCAACATGGCGGGATTCGAGCTCAAGCTCGTCGACGGCGACAAGACGATCTTCGACACCCGCGTCGTCGTCGGCACGCCCTTCCACAGGACGCCGGTGTTCAGCGGCAACATGACCTATGTCGTGCTCAACCCCTATTGGCACATCACGCCGTCGATCGCGCGCAACGAGATCCTGCCGTCGGTCAAGAAGGATCCCAACTATCTGGCCAGCAAAAACATTCGCGTCTTCAGCGACTGGTCGGCCAATGCCTATGAGGTCAACCCGCAAACGGTCGATTGGTCACAGGTCTCGCCGCGCGGCATGAGCTACAAGTTCCGTCAGGATTCGGGCGACGGTAATGCCCTCGGCCGGGTCAAGTTCATGTTTCCCAACTCGCACAGCATCTACCTTCACGACACGCCGTCGAAGCATCTGTTTGGCCGCGCCAAACGCAGTTTCAGCCATGGCTGCATCCGCGTGCAGAACCCGCTCGACATGGCCGAGATCGTGCTCGGCCAGATGTCGAAATGGACGCGCGCGAGTATCGATTCTCAAGTGGCGTCGGGAAACCGCAAGATCGTCAACCTCGGACAGACGATCCCGGTTCATCTGACCTATTTGACGAATTGGGTGAACAAGGATGGCAGTATTTATTTCCGCGAGGATATCTACGGCCGCGACAAGCTCCTGGCCGAAGCCTTGGCCTCACCAAGAGTCTGAGCTTAAACAAGCACTTGGCACGACGCCAAGCTTAGGTTAACGTGTAGCCGCTAGCCTGGGTGGAGGCGGCAGGGAGTCAGACGAAGCGAGGGACAGCGTGACAGACAACGCAACGAACACGACATTCATGAGGGTCAACCGGCGCCAGTTGCTGGTCGCCGGGGTCGCGGGTTTGACGGCGCTTAGCCCGTTGGGCGCGGCGGCGCGAATCGTCGGTGGCGAGCGCGTATTGCGCTTCCACAACATTCATACCGGCGAGAATCTTGCTCGCGTGTATTGGCAAAACGGCCAATACCTGGCCGGCCCTCTGAAGGAGATCAATCATATTCTCCGCGACTGGCGGGCCGAGGATACGATCCAGATGGACGTCGGCGTGCTCGACCTGCTGAACGACCTGCGTCGCTTGATGGACTCCAACGAGCCGTTCCATGTCATCTCCGGCTACCGTTCGCCGAAGACCAACGCGAAACTGCGCGCCGACAGCCGTGGGGTGGCCAAGAAGAGCCTGCACATGCAGGGCAAGGCGGTCGATATCAGCCTTCCGGGCCGCGATCTGCGCAAGCTGCAAAAGGCGGCGATCGGGCTACAACGGGGCGGCGTCGGCTATTACGGCAAGTCGCAATTCATCCACGTCGATACCGGGCGCGTGCGCTTCTGGTAGATCCGCGGCAGCGACGGGTTAACCTTTCGGTAACCAAAGATCACCTAGAGTTCGGCGTTGTCGGAGCAATCTTGGTCCGATAACGCGGAGCGCGTTCGATTGGTTGGGCCGAAGGAAGCGCGTCCATGCCCAAGATTTCTCTGGCGATTGTCGCCGCGGCATATGCCCTTTGCGCCTTCGGGCGCGCGACCCAATTGGTCATCGCAAAATGGGGTGCCGGACTGCCGATGGATATGCTTTTTGGCGAAAGTATCGCCGAGGGCCTATCGTGGCCGGCGACATTGGTCTTCTACATTTTCTGAGACCTGTTGCGATCAACCGACCATCGTGCCGGCCTCACGGAACGCCCCCGGGTCTTCCCTATTCCTTCGCCATCGCTTGTGAGATAAGCATGCGCGCAGACCGCGCAGACTCACGATGTTGCATCAAGGGGCGATGGACATGA contains:
- a CDS encoding L,D-transpeptidase family protein, with product MHEKFRAFHLLLIGLFSVLTVAGASAQSAGVALAVQERLDLLNVSMEPGSDEDLTVLSEFYAGRGYQPVWVSEAGMTMSGEILSSRLHSADTHGLVPSEYFVDRISALEGATDTAGLAELEVELSFGLLRYGQDLKHGRVAPSRVNPELFIDHGKTDRATLISAAAATTDMSGLLDDLVPHSSQYRRTVEAIAQYRKIAKNGGWEQLPDGETLKPGMTDPRVPILRRRLLAHGDLKADNATDPMFYDAELEEAMKWFQYRHGLEQDGAVGKNTRAAFNVPVEERIETMVMNLERRRWLPDDLGQQYIFVNMAGFELKLVDGDKTIFDTRVVVGTPFHRTPVFSGNMTYVVLNPYWHITPSIARNEILPSVKKDPNYLASKNIRVFSDWSANAYEVNPQTVDWSQVSPRGMSYKFRQDSGDGNALGRVKFMFPNSHSIYLHDTPSKHLFGRAKRSFSHGCIRVQNPLDMAEIVLGQMSKWTRASIDSQVASGNRKIVNLGQTIPVHLTYLTNWVNKDGSIYFREDIYGRDKLLAEALASPRV
- a CDS encoding DUF882 domain-containing protein: MRVNRRQLLVAGVAGLTALSPLGAAARIVGGERVLRFHNIHTGENLARVYWQNGQYLAGPLKEINHILRDWRAEDTIQMDVGVLDLLNDLRRLMDSNEPFHVISGYRSPKTNAKLRADSRGVAKKSLHMQGKAVDISLPGRDLRKLQKAAIGLQRGGVGYYGKSQFIHVDTGRVRFW